The Mesobacillus jeotgali genome window below encodes:
- a CDS encoding DUF4145 domain-containing protein → MNSNTYFYQFLEPISKELALLAKELENSIFSSPRTMLTHSRVFIENILQQVTKEEGIIDDPRTGLKERLDLLNDQGYLIPEIRDALHLVRRMGNQAAHDARMFRFSEALLSWEALYSIVKWYVEVYGPVDVSVPEYQDPSPQAETVFDMSELEVRLKGLEELLKNPPAQQAEIPASAEVAAAVAAPAAEVQETPGFTPIRSITYKGKSLQVPYFLRDAFLLPQRFDKSETFLIRLGAEQEARIMSELPGNLEGLHKNVKRYNEKNDEQFFDELGTFIEEEKVRRQLILKRQGELFFFYKASHIVVTEELKKVSLTADEFTGIPSLLRQLNEDQIYTVGQLPMELVILAKYDNVGVGTVEKLFDQLKAKVKNKTDQADGDIITERKSFKKWESLYVKVKHKGMLSVIEGPSVPAIWKEALKWIEDHHLPLYDMVKAGIILGSTDNGKRYAIALQPIHPDQRPFTQLHTYQSQLSGEVYYLETKINPKSGLETLGKVLARLGVEVDIPLLKAE, encoded by the coding sequence ATGAATTCAAATACATATTTTTATCAATTTTTAGAGCCAATCTCAAAGGAATTGGCATTATTGGCCAAGGAATTAGAAAATAGTATTTTTTCAAGCCCAAGAACGATGCTGACGCATTCGCGGGTTTTCATTGAAAATATATTGCAGCAGGTCACGAAAGAAGAAGGAATCATCGATGATCCACGCACTGGATTAAAAGAAAGGCTGGATTTGCTCAATGATCAAGGTTATTTGATTCCTGAGATCCGTGACGCACTGCATTTGGTGCGAAGAATGGGGAACCAGGCGGCCCATGATGCGAGGATGTTCCGCTTTTCTGAGGCGCTTTTATCATGGGAGGCCTTGTACAGCATTGTAAAATGGTATGTCGAGGTTTACGGTCCTGTGGATGTAAGTGTTCCGGAATACCAGGACCCATCTCCGCAGGCTGAAACAGTGTTTGATATGTCCGAGCTTGAGGTCAGGCTGAAAGGGTTGGAGGAGCTTTTAAAAAATCCACCAGCTCAGCAGGCTGAAATTCCAGCCAGTGCAGAGGTGGCAGCAGCTGTAGCTGCTCCAGCTGCAGAGGTTCAGGAAACTCCAGGGTTCACTCCGATCCGGAGTATCACTTACAAAGGGAAATCACTTCAGGTTCCTTATTTCTTGAGAGATGCGTTTCTTTTGCCGCAGAGATTTGATAAATCGGAAACTTTCCTGATTCGACTTGGAGCTGAACAGGAAGCGCGAATCATGAGCGAACTGCCAGGCAATCTGGAGGGGCTGCACAAAAATGTAAAAAGATATAACGAAAAGAATGATGAGCAATTTTTCGATGAGCTTGGAACTTTCATTGAAGAGGAAAAAGTACGCAGGCAGCTGATTCTGAAGCGTCAAGGAGAGCTGTTTTTCTTTTACAAAGCAAGTCATATTGTGGTAACGGAGGAGCTGAAAAAGGTTTCGCTAACGGCAGACGAATTCACAGGAATTCCGAGTTTGTTAAGGCAGTTGAATGAGGACCAGATCTATACTGTCGGTCAACTTCCTATGGAGCTTGTGATTTTGGCCAAGTATGACAATGTTGGAGTAGGGACAGTTGAAAAGTTGTTCGACCAGCTGAAGGCGAAGGTGAAGAATAAGACGGACCAGGCAGATGGCGACATTATAACGGAGCGCAAAAGCTTCAAAAAGTGGGAATCATTATATGTAAAAGTGAAGCACAAAGGAATGCTTTCAGTTATAGAGGGTCCAAGTGTTCCGGCGATCTGGAAGGAAGCGCTAAAGTGGATTGAAGATCATCACCTTCCTTTGTACGATATGGTAAAAGCCGGGATTATCCTTGGTTCTACTGATAATGGCAAGCGCTATGCCATTGCGCTTCAGCCGATTCACCCAGATCAAAGGCCATTTACGCAGCTTCATACTTATCAATCTCAGCTATCGGGAGAAGTCTACTATTTAGAGACGAAGATCAATCCGAAATCAGGGCTTGAGACACTCGGTAAGGTATTGGCGCGATTGGGTGTTGAAGTGGATATTCCTTTATTGAAGGCTGAATAG
- a CDS encoding DUF3934 family protein, which translates to MSKAKGKSGTGRGTGKKGWNRWQASAKKAKSAKPYKSKGVKHGNASKEDSSEK; encoded by the coding sequence TTGAGTAAAGCTAAAGGCAAGAGCGGAACGGGCAGAGGCACGGGCAAAAAAGGCTGGAATCGCTGGCAGGCTAGTGCAAAAAAAGCCAAGAGTGCAAAGCCATACAAGAGTAAAGGTGTTAAACACGGGAATGCTTCCAAGGAAGATTCTTCTGAAAAATAG